A window of Leishmania donovani BPK282A1 complete genome, chromosome 35 genomic DNA:
GAGCCGCagcggggaggggcgacCTGCCTCCAACGAGAGGATGGGTGTTTTTACCAGCGTTCGTGTGAAGAAGCGCCTCCGCGGAAATGGTGAAAGGGAGATAAAAGTGTAGTGAGAGTTTGTGCgggggatggaggggggggggtaaaCGATTTCTCAGggccgggggaggggcgccCACCGCATCCACCCCAGCTGGGAGATGCCGCCTCAAGTGGATGCCCATGGAGATACCCCGGATGTTTTGGCGTaacgcacacgtgcataTAAACCTGTAGCACCctttcttcgttttctgGGGAAATACACTCACGAAGCCATAGGTTAGAGGCCCGCCTCCAACACAGGGCGTGCGGAGTGCGGTGCGGTGGGCAGGACCAGCACAGAttgaacaaaaaaaaaagagagggaaagtAGAGCGGCCCTTGCGGCCTTGAGGacagaaagggagagaacgTCACAGCACAGAGCGGCGGGCGTTTTCACTCGCATTTCAAGCACGTGCTCGCTGGAAGTTTTGTTGTTGCCACTTTCCCATCCGCCGGTCGATATGGCCTCCATTAAGGTCGCCCCTTCAGCTAACAGAATAGAAACACANNNNNNNNNNNNNNNNNNNNNNNNNNNNNNNNNNNNNNNNNNNNNNNNNNNNNNNNNNNNNNNNNNNNNNNNNNNNNNNNNNNNNNNNNNNNNNNNNNNCGTTTTCACTCGCATTTCAAGCACGTGCTCGCTGGAAGTTTTGTTGTTGCCACTTTCCCATCCGCCGGTCGATATGGCCTCCATTAAGGTCGCCCCTTCAGCTAACAGAATAGAAACACAAAGAATGCTACCAGCTTCTCGCCTTtagcggggggggggggacgcGCCGAGAAGTTGTCCAGTTGACACAGTCGTTAAGCGCGAGCGCCCTTTTTCGCTCCCCCGGCTTGTGAGGCTTTTCGTCACTGTGCAGAAACTGTGCCGGTGTGGTTGACgacgcaccagcggcagAAGTGAGAGCTCAAGAGCGAAAGCAAGGCTGAGAAAGAGTGCAGTGGGCGTCCAAAACAATCTGTGGGACGCATAGAGGGAGAACGTGTGAGGTGAATGGGCGAGGTGAGGTGGCAGAGCGCTCGGGCGAGAGCCCTGTGCGACGGGATAGTGCGAAGATAGAGAGAATGACGCCTGTTCGTATTTGCAgagacgtgtgtgtgtgtgtgcgtgtgtggttgCCGTTGTTGTCAGATGGGTGGCAGTAGTGGGAGATACGggacaaagaaaaggagaaagggaCAGAGGTGCCACGAGTGGGAGCTAGTGAGAGAAAtggaagagcagcagaagccgGTCGagccagcggtggcggaacccctcctcctgcagtGAGATAGAAGAACGGGGATGTAGCTGAGTTAGGCGAGCGATAGATAGAGGGCAAACGCAGAGCTCCTGACTGGCAGACAAGCTGCGCCATCTGGGTATCGCGTCTGTGCGGGCATTCCCTGTGCTTTAGATATTTTCTTTCTATTCCTTTGATGGCATTTTGCCTTTTTGTTCTCTTCAGTTGCGTTGCGTTCATCGCATTAAGGTCGTTGGCGCATGAGGCGTAGGAGCAACAGTCGCTGAGAgaaaggcagaggcagaggcagcgaaaggaagggggaaggggcggagTGCAGAGAAGAAAATCATGGAAACCGGAAAGATACCACAGTGCAAAGCAAGGAATGCGGGGAAGATACAGGGAATATACGCATATATAGACGGGTGCACATgtagacacacacgcacatacatgcacgcatGAACGCGTCCACCACACCTAGACAGTTCCAGCCTATTGTGAACTGTCCTCGGAGAAGGTtaagaaaaggaaaagatgaaaggaagggggaagaggctagtggtgggtggtggcggtgtgggaggggggggaatGCCAGCAGAGAACAAGAAgaaatacacacacacacacacgggcacaaACATTACAAGGAgacgagagaaagggagaggaacAGCAACGGCGATAAAAGCAAAAAGAGGGGTTCATGAGGAAAAGATatgcgcacatgcaggcacacagacgcaaAGCGGCACTCGCTCATACGTCGGCGAGAGCCGagcgccctcctcctccacccccgcccACCCAACCCACccgagaagaaaaaaaaaacacgtACATGGGGGAGATGGACAGGAAAAACGAAGGCGAGAAGGGAGCAGCAGTCGTCTAGCAAGCCACGCTCAAAAGCACAGCACGGGACgggaggaaggaggcgaCTCGCAGAGAACTCATGCCGCTGGCCAACAGAGACAAtcagacagacacgcagaaAAGGGGGAGTAGGGCGGAATAAaaagcagcgcgcacagcaACAATCTTCCTAGCTGGCATCAAGCTGCACGCGGCAGATTAGCGCACAGCAGGACtgggaaaaaaagagagagacagacggGTGGATGCGTCGGAAGGGGAACTCATTGCGGTGGTTGCCGAGAAGACAGCCCGAagccaagaaaaaaaaaggagacgCGGCAAGGGAAAAAGATCACGCAAACGCCTTCGCATGCCACTCAGCGTTCTACAAAGCCGTGtttcagcagcgctgcggcagagggACGTTCGGTGTGGCTCAGGGTCAAGCACCGTTCAATAAAGCTACGTGCCTCGCCAGTCATCTCGCAAGTGTCCGCGATCACCGGGGTCAAACGGCCGCTCCCGATATTTGCAACAAACGTCTCGGGATCGGTAAAGGTCTCTGGCGGGTACGGGTAGGTCCCTGTGAGGCACAGGTGCACAATGATGCCCAAGCTCCAGATGTCGCTCGTCGGATGCGCAAGGCCTCTGCAAGCCTGCGGGGACATGAAGAGGGGCGTCCCGACGACCGACGTGGGCACGTCCGTGACACTTACCTTGTTGCGGCTCGAGTGCTGCTCCGTGAACTCGAGGCTGGCGTTGCCTGGCACTGTCGTCGACatgccactgctgccactgcagaAGTGCGGTGCCATGATGGAGCGGCCAAAGTCAATTAACTTCACGCGACTTCGATCCGTTGTGTTGGTGATGATGACGTTGTTGGGCGACAGATCGCGGTGGATGATGCCGCAGTCCCGGTGCAGATAGACCAGCGCGTTCAGCACCTCACGCGCGTAGAAGCGTACAACcccgggcagcagcaccttgaACTTCTGCAGAACGGTCGCGAGCGTTTCGCAAGCGTACTCCATCGCGAAATACaccgcctcgtcgtcctTCCAGGCACTGACGATGTTGACGACGTTGCGGTGATGCAGCTCCCGCAACAGATCCACTTCGttccgcagctgcgccacctgctTCGCAGCACGGCGGTCCGCACGCTTCACCACAACTAGATAGCCGTCTGGGTGGAAGCCTTGGAAGACCATCACCGTGTTGCTCGAGCTGTTGTCGATGCGCCTCGTACAGGAGCAGACCACAGACGAtggctgcgccgtcgcacgGTGGCTGCGTCGGGAACGGGAGCGCTGCGCAACAGACATCATCGACAGCTCTTGATTAAGATCTGCCTCGCAGGCAGTCTCCGCCTCACTGCGCGCCTCTGTCCTGTCCTGCACAGTAAAGGGTACCATGCTGTCcgcaaagagagggagaaccgaggaggcggcggcggtgctcgcaGAGGCGCGCCGACGCACTGAACCAGAGCGCGCCGACAGAGATTCGTGGCTCACCTCGGACGGGAAGCGGGCGATCGTGGTGTCGGTCAGCTGGGAGACGCATTGATGCCCCAACAGCCGTGACGACAACTCATCGCTGGTCGGGACCTCCGTCGTAAACTGGGAGCCATGGCGACCGCGTGGTCGCTCACTCCTGCaaccgccgctgtcgcgccgccctcgcgaAGAGCGCAGAGTTGCATTGTCCTTTGCAGATGCACAGGCGGCGACAGGACCCGCCGCATCGTCTTCCTTTTTCGCTGCCGAGATTAGAATGGAGGCGTGACGTTGCCGCCGGACATCCGACTGCGAAGACCGCAAAACCCCCGAGGTCAGTGGCGTCAGCGTCGGCATCTCCGGCACACCAGATTCGGCAAGACTCCAACTGTTCGAGAAGAGGCGCGGCCTCGACGCGGTCACGGTGACCGTGCTTTGGTCCGGCTCTGTCAGAAGTGCGAGCGCGCCCCACTTCCGATCTCCACACGTCACGTCCGGAAATGTAGTGGTCGGGGTCGACGCCTCGAAAACAGAGCGCGTCGCATGAAACGAGGACGAGCAGCCGGTGACATTGTCACGCGGCGAAAGAGGCGCAGAGCCGTCCTCGAGCACGTTACGTTCTCCTGAAACAGACTCGGTCCCGGGAGAGGGTAGCCCGTAACACCTCTGCAAAGAGCTAGGAGGTCTTGCGTCGCCCTCTATCGCCGCCAAGACCTCACGCGGCTGATGCGGGGGCTCCCCCATGGCTCTGGATCCTACTTGCCCCTCCCGTTGCTCAGCTGACAATACGTAGCGGGTGCGAGCCTGGTATGAGCGGCGCATCAGTGATCGAAAGAACGTCGCCAACTCGCCCGCGGCGCCACGCGATGGTTGCGGGGAAAATGGCACAAGTACGTTGCTGCTACCGCACTCCCGTTTTCGCAAGCCGCAACTACCGCCTCCGCTCGTCGCCAGAATAGCTGGCGCGCGAAGCAGATCAGGGCtcggcgctcgcggcgcctcctcctcctcccacacaGGAGGTGGGCGGAAATACGACGTCAGAAGACTTTCTGCAGCCCACTCGGCAACACCCTCGACCGCACAAGTGAAAGACGGTGCGGTTACTGCCTCTACTGTGGCCTCAGAAACGCGCAGCCGACGCTTACGCGCGGCGCGCTCCAGAAACCCCGCAACATATCGCAGGTGTGCAGCGGTCCTCGGcaggccgctgcagccgccgctctttctcctccaCATTCCCAGTGCATCCGCAGCTGCCTTGTACTCGCCGTTGCGCATGGACGCAATGGCGCTATTCatctgcagccgctgctccctgtcgacgtcgccgtcgtgcagCTGGTACACCAAAAAGGCCTGCTGACGCAAATCCATCACGTAGTCTACGGGGAGACATTGCGATTCACACGAAGCGTCCGCAAGAAACCCGGCGTGACACAACGCGCCGTAGTCGAACAgtgccgccagctccgccagtTGACGGGCAAAGTCGTACTCGACCGTCCCAAAACTGACGTAGAGCCGCCCTTGCATACCGCGCGTGGGGCATATGTAAGCATCGAAACGGTGCACGGCGATGCCCCACTGCACCGGGGTGCCGCGATACGTCGGCGACCACTCCACAAGCGCCTTTTGTGCTACCACAGccagcgccacggctgcaGGGCTTGCAACCAGAGAGGGGAGTGGAGAGAAGGTATTAAAGGAGAAGACCACTTCAGACACACCCACCTCCGTAACGGCAGCGCACGACGTCCGCGGCACGGTGCGGAGGCGCTGATGAAACTCGTTCGAgagtcgctgcagctccttcagctgcgcctgcgtcaGGGGCCTCTGCTCCAcaagcagctccgccgggGCCATGAGAcggcacaccaccaccgtgaCCGCCTCTTGCCGCTTGCTCACGTCCACTGGGTGCTGCGGTCGCCGGGAGAAGACGGCTTCGCTCATTCGATACCGCGATCCGGGTTGCGCTTCatgcggcggccacggctCGTTCTCCGTCATGGGCACCGACGCTTGCACGCCAAAAGGGAGCGAGCGGcggttgttgctgttgtgaAAGGGTCCATCAGCCAGCGTCGTCTCTGTCACGGGGAGATCGCCGCTCCCGTTGGTGCCCTCGTTTGGCAAGGCGAGGCTGCGCCGCTCcgagaagagaaaggagcgCCACTCTGCCTGGCTCACCTCTATCGGGCACGTGAGAAGCTTAACAAGCCGACTCACCTCCTCATGCCATCGGGCGACAAACGGAGAAAACCACTGCGCACGAGAATCGCCGTTGTCGGcctgctgtgccgccgcggcagcggcgtcgatcGGCATCGCGATGTCTTGCCGACCCTCCGAGTCCTCCGCTGCGAGGTGATGCACATCCAACGGTGACAGCGTATCTGCAAgtcgcacacacagagcaaAGGCACGCACCTGATGGCGGATGGCGAGGCGGTAAAGCACGACGTAGATGACGGCGCCACTtccaccacccaccaccacaatCGAAAGCAGAatgctgagcagcagctccaagTCGACTTTCAGCATCGTCCCCATGCgagcgtgcagcagcgcctccgcatAGCTCTTCTCTTGCAACGTAACAGCACAGTAATGTAAACCAAACAGCAGAATGGCCACGCACAACGGCACGGCGCAGAGAGCTACGCCAACAGACAGAAGAGCTCTGCGAATGCTGCAAGAGCCGCGTGGTGGCTTCAAGCTAGCAACGTACTCGAGCAGTGTAGGATCGCCACTgcgagggggagaagagcgcgccggcgtcgaccgcggcggctgcggcctcGGAGTGAGCACATAAACTTGAGACAGCGAAGGGTGAAGCGGTGACACACATAAAGAAGCGCGCGGCTccagcaccgacgccggATCTAGTTGCTGTGCCCTGGGAGAAGGCCGCGCTCGGTAGCGGAAGCTCATCTCGGAGGCCAGGCTGTTTGCGTTCACCGCATAAGTGTCGCTATCGAGTGGTTGCGtaggcggcggtgaggctGTTGCTGGTGTTGAcgctggtgccggtgccggtgccagTTCCTCCGACTTCGGCGGAAGCGGGACGAGCACTGCGATGGGTGGGGTGCGCGAAGCGCTTTGCCTTCTGTCTGCGCAGCCTCGAAGCAAGGCAGAGCGTGGGCCTCGGTAACAGGAGCGAGGGgtgccggctgccgcggGTGCGTCTTCATCATGGAACTGAGATGGGGCCACTGCATGTTCACCGAGGTGCCCGTCCGAGAGTTGTCGCGGCTGCATGAGGGGGTTGCGCGTACGAAAAGAGGGTAGCCGCGACCGCGGTTCTACCGCCATCAACGGCGGTGTCATCAGCGCAGACGGCGTCAACCGAGTCGAAGAATGCTTGGCAGCTGCATGCGCCGCGTTTTCCGTGGCCTCGGCAAGGGTGAAGGTCCTCgtgcgcaccggcggcggcggcggcggcggcggaagcgaCGAGCGATACGTGATGGACTCATCATGTTGCTGCACTGGCGTCAAAGATGTGCCCTCTGAAGCGGACTCCGTCTCACTGGAGAGGGACAGCAATGACGCCCGCATGTAGCTTGTGTCAAGGCCGTGGAGGGACTCGTTCGGCGCGCGTGTGGTGACTTCACTAGCTTGTGTTGTAGCCCGTGAAGTGTTGCTGAAGAGAGCGCTCAGCatcccgccaccgccttcgGAAACGAGGATGTTTGAGTGGAGCCGAGAAGCACGCCCTGGCAcgtagcagcggcggcttGCCGTGCTCCGCTTCGACGACAGCCGAGTGTCCTGAGAGCCGGCAGACGTGTCCACGCCATCGGCGGAGGTAGACTGGTTAGACTGCAAAAGGCTACTGAGCGTCACCTGTGGAAAAGGTAGCTCCAGCTGAGTGAGCCGCCTCCCCAACGGCGCGTGGCACGGGGCGTTGCTGAGCTGCGCGTCGTTGTCGGCCTCCAGTGAAAagtcaccgccgccgctgctggaagAGGCAATTATAGAGCACGACGGACTACTATGCTCTTCTGGGTTGGCCTGCTCGTCATTATACGTTGAGGCCTTGTCGACAGGCCGC
This region includes:
- a CDS encoding protein kinase, putative gives rise to the protein MAHLDSDAITPHSPRSQPRILAGHIGEEKDAIDRDGMQPGGDVGNGAASILRRRWMYDGGRKIAPFLSARHAHQESKEKVEIGGDSSTVVVRPNVIAATPRENRSPLDRAITPPSPLQLLPKTILPASVVASTSLARQHGVRGNVRPVDKASTYNDEQANPEEHSSPSCSIIASSSSGGGDFSLEADNDAQLSNAPCHAPLGRRLTQLELPFPQVTLSSLLQSNQSTSADGVDTSAGSQDTRLSSKRSTASRRCYVPGRASRLHSNILVSEGGGGMLSALFSNTSRATTQASEVTTRAPNESLHGLDTSYMRASLLSLSSETESASEGTSLTPVQQHDESITYRSSLPPPPPPPPVRTRTFTLAEATENAAHAAAKHSSTRLTPSALMTPPLMAVEPRSRLPSFRTRNPLMQPRQLSDGHLGEHAVAPSQFHDEDAPAAAGTPRSCYRGPRSALLRGCADRRQSASRTPPIAVLVPLPPKSEELAPAPAPASTPATASPPPTQPLDSDTYAVNANSLASEMSFRYRARPSPRAQQLDPASVLEPRASLCVSPLHPSLSQVYVLTPRPQPPRSTPARSSPPRSGDPTLLEYVASLKPPRGSCSIRRALLSVGVALCAVPLCVAILLFGLHYCAVTLQEKSYAEALLHARMGTMLKVDLELLLSILLSIVVVGGGSGAVIYVVLYRLAIRHQVRAFALCVRLADTLSPLDVHHLAAEDSEGRQDIAMPIDAAAAAAQQADNGDSRAQWFSPFVARWHEEVSRLVKLLTCPIEVSQAEWRSFLFSERRSLALPNEGTNGSGDLPVTETTLADGPFHNSNNRRSLPFGVQASVPMTENEPWPPHEAQPGSRYRMSEAVFSRRPQHPVDVSKRQEAVTVVVCRLMAPAELLVEQRPLTQAQLKELQRLSNEFHQRLRTVPRTSCAAVTEVGVSEVVFSFNTFSPLPSLVASPAAVALAVVAQKALVEWSPTYRGTPVQWGIAVHRFDAYICPTRGMQGRLYVSFGTVEYDFARQLAELAALFDYGALCHAGFLADASCESQCLPVDYVMDLRQQAFLVYQLHDGDVDREQRLQMNSAIASMRNGEYKAAADALGMWRRKSGGCSGLPRTAAHLRYVAGFLERAARKRRLRVSEATVEAVTAPSFTCAVEGVAEWAAESLLTSYFRPPPVWEEEEAPRAPSPDLLRAPAILATSGGGSCGLRKRECGSSNVLVPFSPQPSRGAAGELATFFRSLMRRSYQARTRYVLSAEQREGQVGSRAMGEPPHQPREVLAAIEGDARPPSSLQRCYGLPSPGTESVSGERNVLEDGSAPLSPRDNVTGCSSSFHATRSVFEASTPTTTFPDVTCGDRKWGALALLTEPDQSTVTVTASRPRLFSNSWSLAESGVPEMPTLTPLTSGVLRSSQSDVRRQRHASILISAAKKEDDAAGPVAACASAKDNATLRSSRGRRDSGGCRSERPRGRHGSQFTTEVPTSDELSSRLLGHQCVSQLTDTTIARFPSEVSHESLSARSGSVRRRASASTAAASSVLPLFADSMVPFTVQDRTEARSEAETACEADLNQELSMMSVAQRSRSRRSHRATAQPSSVVCSCTRRIDNSSSNTVMVFQGFHPDGYLVVVKRADRRAAKQVAQLRNEVDLLRELHHRNVVNIVSAWKDDEAVYFAMEYACETLATVLQKFKVLLPGVVRFYAREVLNALVYLHRDCGIIHRDLSPNNVIITNTTDRSRVKLIDFGRSIMAPHFCSGSSGMSTTVPGNASLEFTEQHSSRNKVSVTDVPTSVVGTPLFMSPQACRGLAHPTSDIWSLGIIVHLCLTGTYPYPPETFTDPETFVANIGSGRLTPVIADTCEMTGEARSFIERCLTLSHTERPSAAALLKHGFVER